From a single Salvelinus sp. IW2-2015 linkage group LG22, ASM291031v2, whole genome shotgun sequence genomic region:
- the LOC111982679 gene encoding protein ABHD15-like produces the protein MLEWLVALCIGILVAVIWPASKYFGTQGEPDALLQGLGISRRQTKEMVSERCVSDRGVPVDRDNAQTSDRAGDNKVPDVALICKPSALANYLFKHCRTFSNFTACTGWTWRASAFLQTVYGACWPYESPAYFVRDYLQLSDDGLVALDWAVSMAGASYQKRRRTSSNSTSPILLIIPNSFGKITRNVLKLCEVALSHGYLPVVFNRRSHNATPLSTVKLQQFGDPGDLREAVRYMRYRQPVSRLYAVSESTGSGLLLXYLGECGSSSYVTAAACLSPVFRCQSWFENGPIWPFHWALVTYQYVCVSYSQCLGETVHTDTLFSSCSLRGLEEVLFCPKGAPAIAAGTSSSSGGAWEAYWERNEPLRDVDEVAIPVLSVCAQDDPIRGDPQSTLPLELFESNPHFFLLLTTRGGHCGFNTQEGSAFSGGGTFGGTPGTSWSHRALLEFFRATTDFIAAEERAKQAARRRGLGGSSQGKVFRHRSVSSCKRLPACSHNIHTIYNWQRSYTR, from the exons ATGCTTGAATGGCTCGTTGCTTTGTGTATTGGGATTCTGGTGGCCGTCATTTGGCCAGCTtcgaaatattttggtacccagGGCGAGCCAGACGCACTCCTCCAGGGGCTCGGAATTTCACGGCGGCAGACGAAGGAGATGGTCTCAGAGAGGTGCGTCTCAGACCGGGGGGTCCCGGTGGACCGTGATAATGCCCAGACATCGGACAGGGCAGGTGATAATAAAGTCCCCGATGTTGCGCTGATATGCAAACCCTCGGCGCTGGCCAACTATCTCTTCAAACACTGCAGGACTTTCAGCAATTTCACAGCGTGCACTGGATGGACTTGGCGGGCGAGTGCGTTTCTTCAGACAGTCTACGGCGCGTGCTGGCCGTACGAGAGCCCGGCGTATTTCGTGCGGGACTACCTGCAGTTGAGCGACGACGGTCTGGTGGCGCTGGACTGGGCAGTGTCGATGGCCGGTGCGTCGTACCAGAAACGGAGGAGAACCTCGAGTAATTCCACGAGCCCCATCCTCCTCATCATTCCCAACTCGTTTGGAAAAATCACTAGAAATGTGCTGAAG cTCTGTGAGGTGGCGTTGTCCCACGGCTACCTCCCTGTGGTGTTTAACCGGCGCAGCCACAACGCCACCCCCCTCAGCACCGTCAAGCTGCAGCAGTTTGGCGACCCAGGGGACCTACGCGAGGCCGTGCGCTAYATGCGCTACAGGCAGCCCGTGAGCCGGCTGTACGCGGTGAGYGAGAGCACSGGGTCCGGYCTCCTCCTCKCCTACCTGGGAGARTGTGGTTCATCCAGCTACGTGACGGCCGCCGCCTGCCTCTCGCCAGTGTTCCGCTGCCAGAGCTGGTTTGAGAACGGACCCATCTGGCCCTTCCACTGGGCTCTGGTGACTTACCA gtacgtttgtgtgt CGTACAGCCAGTGCCTGGGTGAGACAGTGCACACCGACACCCTTTTCTCCAGCTGTTCCCTGCGTGGCCTGGAGGAGGTGCTGTTCTGCCCTAAAGGAGCCCCGGCCATAGCAGCGggcaccagcagcagcagtgggGGAGCCTGGGAGGCCTACTGGGAACGCAATGAACCCCTCCGGGAYGTAGACGAAGTCGCCATCCCTGTTCTGAGTGTCTGTGCTCAGGATGACCCTATCAGAGGAGACCCCCAGTCTACCCTACCCCTGGAACTCTTCGAGAGCAACCCCCACTTCTTCCTGCTGCTAACCACCAGGGGGGGACACTGTGGCTTTAACACCCAGGAAGGGAGTGCTTTCTCTGGGGGAGGGACCTTTGGAGGGACACCTGGGACTAGCTGGAGCCACCGGGCCCTGCTGGAGTTCTTTAGGGCCACCACAGACTTCATTGCGGCAGAGGAGAGGGCTAAGCAGGCTGCCAGACGGAGGGGCCTGGGGGGTAGCAGCCAGGGCAAAGTCTTCAGACATCGTAGTGTCAGTAGCTGTAAGAGGCTGCCCGCATGCTCACATAATATACACACTATCTACAACTGGCAGAGGTCTTATACACGATGA